In the Pelmatolapia mariae isolate MD_Pm_ZW linkage group LG10_11, Pm_UMD_F_2, whole genome shotgun sequence genome, atcagaaaaaaactgaaattctAACAGCAGATTTAAGTATTTTAGCAATTAGTATTCATGCATACATACTGAATTCTTAGCACTGAAAACATGTTTGTAatcattttgttaaaattacaaaattaacTGAGCACTACTCCAGAGATATGGTGAGGCAGTTCTATGCAATAAATAATGCATTAGAAAGTCATTGTGTGACATTAGATCCACTAAACAGCAATTATTATACACCTTAACCTCTGAGATTTTGAATCTGATGACTCACCTGTGGCCTCCACCATCCCCTCGAGGATCACAACAATTTCCAGCTCCTCCTTGGACAGGTGGGCCTGTGAGATCTCCCAGAAGGGGCTGTTTTGATTGATCTCATGGCAGATGATGAGTGGCGATACCAGGAAGAGCCTGTCATCTCCTGTGTTGTAACCCACGTTTATATCTGTCTGGTTCAAAGGGATGAACTCCCCCTCCTTGGTCTGCTTAGACTTGATAAGCTTGGCCCTGATTGAAGCCTCGACGATGTGCGAGTTTCGGAGGTCTCCAACTCTGAACATCAGGCACAGCCGACCATCTCTCATGGAGATGACCGCATTGGTGGAAAACACTAGTGTCTCAGCCCGTTTCTTGGGCTGCGAGATCTTAACAAACATGCAACCCACCATGAAGGCATTCACGATAGATCCCAGCACTGACTGAACTAAAAGCAGCACTATTCCCTCGGGGCATTTGTCCGTGATCACTCTGTATCCATAACCAATGGTGGTCTCTGTTTCAATGGAGAACAGAAACGCTGATACAAACCCGTTGAGGTTATTGACGCACGGAGTCCACTGGTTGTCTGCTATATGGTCCAGATCACCCCGGAGGTAGGCAATAAGCCACCACATGAAGCCAAAGAAGAGCCATGTCACCGTGTACACCAACACAAAGATGAAGAGGTTAAACCTCCATTTGAGATCTACCAGTGTGG is a window encoding:
- the kcnj6 gene encoding G protein-activated inward rectifier potassium channel 2; translated protein: MEQDVESPIIRKPKLPKQAREDLPKHLAEIDRVKKIQRYVQKDGKCNVHHGNVRETYRYLTDIFTTLVDLKWRFNLFIFVLVYTVTWLFFGFMWWLIAYLRGDLDHIADNQWTPCVNNLNGFVSAFLFSIETETTIGYGYRVITDKCPEGIVLLLVQSVLGSIVNAFMVGCMFVKISQPKKRAETLVFSTNAVISMRDGRLCLMFRVGDLRNSHIVEASIRAKLIKSKQTKEGEFIPLNQTDINVGYNTGDDRLFLVSPLIICHEINQNSPFWEISQAHLSKEELEIVVILEGMVEATGMTCQARSSYVSSEIKWGYRFTPVLTLEDGFYEVDYNSFHDIYETDTPTCSAKELADMANRARLPLTWSLASKLSQQGLPESEQEGQETKTNLDEQGKSEKTERNGDIANLESESKV